One window of the Camelina sativa cultivar DH55 chromosome 1, Cs, whole genome shotgun sequence genome contains the following:
- the LOC104793428 gene encoding F-box protein At2g21930-like, with the protein MERQEQEQEANKKICIDVTSTNPIPDDAIEEILKASSVETLARFRCVSTQYASMIRSREFIKSHLIKSCTRPLRSLIFTFMEMYGLGNQFVFSANQPQNQGESSSLATYHMSCLNQLHTTSSAYVHGLFCHGEMEIYNPSTRKSISLPNSSADYIYLGYDPINGDYKVLCLVKAQDLRVLTVGKDAFWRKIQDFPPHFRCSPYSPDLSLNGVLYYGVYHDLPDGILLRPDHLIPAIMSFDVRSEKFDLINLPELPDNLMHPILTTYEGRLAFFCNIRHGDSNFILWVLEDAVKHEWSKHLYVPPPLDGHTYDDFLAFCFTDGGEFVLAPRLFHSEEPFFVVYYDIKKNAVKRVFIEGIFTELDEETFYMTQSIFPGQIDNPMFL; encoded by the exons ATGgaaagacaagaacaagaacaagaggcAAACAAGAAGATCTGTATTGATGTGACAAGCACAAACCCGATTCCAGATGACGCCATCGAGGAGATACTCAAAGCATCGAGTGTTGAAACCCTAGCGAGGTTTCGCTGCGTATCGACGCAGTATGCATCCATGATTCGCAGCCGAGAGTTCATAAAATCACACTTGATCAAGTCTTGTACTCGTCCTCTCAGAAGCCTCATCTTCACATTCATGGAGATGTACGGTTTGGGGAATCAATTCGTCTTCTCAGCCAATCAACCTCAAAATCAAGGTGAATCATCTTCTTTAGCAACTTACCATATGAGTTGCCTAAATCAACTGCACACAACTTCTTCTGCTTATGTTCATGGTTTGTTTTGCCATGGTGAGATGGAGATATATAACCCTAGCACTAGAAAATCCATTTCTTTGCCTAATAGTTCCGCGGATTACATTTACCTGGGTTATGATCCCATCAATGGTGATTACAAAGTGTTGTGTCTGGTAAAAGCACAAGACTTACGTGTTTTGACTGTGGGAAAGGATGCTTTTTGGAGGAAGATTCAAGATTTTCCTCCTCACTTTCGTTGTTCTCCTTATTCTCCTGATCTATCTCtcaatggtgttttgtattatgGAGTTTATCATGATCTCCCTGATGGAATTCTTCTCCGCCCTGATCATTTGATTCCTGCGATTATGAGTTTTGATGTTAGGTCCGAAAAATTTGATCTCATAAACCTACCAGAGTTACCAGACAATCTCATGCATCCAATTCTCACAACCTACGAAGGAAGGCTTGCATTCTTTTGCAATATTAGACATGGTGATTCTAACTTCATtttgtgggttctagaggatgCTGTGAAACATGAATGGTCGAAACACTTGTATGTTCCACCTCCATTAGATGGCCATACTTATGATGATTTTCTTGCCTTTTGTTTTACTGATGGAG GTGAATTTGTTTTGGCACCCCGACTGTTTCATAGTGAAGAACCATTTTTTGTTGTCTATTATGATATCAAGAAAAATGCTGTGAAAAGAGTCTTCATAGAAGGAATATTCACAGAACTGGATGAGGAGACATTTTATATGACACAATCTATCTTCCCTGGTCAGATTGATAATCCCATGTTTCTCTAA